The nucleotide sequence CAGCTCAGCATGACCGTGCTCATGACCCCGGACACCGCCAACTTCTCGGGCAACGTCCATGGCGGCACCCTGCTCAAGCTGCTGGACCAGGTGGCCTATGCCTGCGGCAGCCGCTATGCCGGCCGGTACGTGGTGACGGTGTCGGTGGACCAGGTGACCTTCCGCGAGCCGGTCTTCGTGGGCGAGCTGGTCACCTTCCTGGCCAGCGTCAACGACACCGGCACCTCGTCCATGGAAATAGGCATCAAGGTGGTGGCCGAGGACATCCGCCGCCGGTCGGTGCGGCACGTCAACAGCTGCTTCTTCACCATGGTGGCGGTGGATGACGAGCGCAAGCCGGTCCCGGTGCCGCCACTGGAGCCGCGCACGCCCGACGAGGTGCGGCGCCGCGCGGCAGCCAAGCTGCGCAGGTCGCTGCGCCAGGAGATGCGCCAGCGCTTCGACGCGCTGCAGCGGCCGGCCGGCAGCTAGGGAAGCTCTGGACAAGTCGCGCCGTGCGCGACGGGACTTTTCCGGGATGAGCCGCAAGGCGCCGGACCCAGGGCAAGCCTGGACGGCTTGCCTGGTCCGGCAACGCCGCGGATCGCCCGGAAAAGCCCGTCCCCGGAGGGGCTCGGCCCAAAACCGGCGTCTTGCCCACCAAGTTTCTTGCCCGTGCGTGCAGCACGGGCTGCGAAACGTTGGCGGCCAATCCATCCGGTTTTGGGCTCGAGCGCGCATGGCGGGACTTGTCCAGAGCTTCCCTAGGCCGTCGCCGGCACCAGGAAGTCGCGGCTGATGCGCCCGCCCAGGTCGTTCACGCGGTCCAGGAACTGCGTGAGGAAGGCATGCAGGCCGG is from Ramlibacter tataouinensis TTB310 and encodes:
- a CDS encoding acyl-CoA thioesterase; this translates as MDLASHQLSMTVLMTPDTANFSGNVHGGTLLKLLDQVAYACGSRYAGRYVVTVSVDQVTFREPVFVGELVTFLASVNDTGTSSMEIGIKVVAEDIRRRSVRHVNSCFFTMVAVDDERKPVPVPPLEPRTPDEVRRRAAAKLRRSLRQEMRQRFDALQRPAGS